A genomic region of Oncorhynchus mykiss isolate Arlee chromosome 2, USDA_OmykA_1.1, whole genome shotgun sequence contains the following coding sequences:
- the nkd2b gene encoding protein naked cuticle homolog 2-like, protein MGKLQSKHAGKRRENPEGDSFVVNAFLRRAMEECEIYSSSDHKLNNIQEFPHSELKGRQLLDHHCPLEVDLPPEKAAEGCDSYLQSPHTDPGPDRQLLRGGDAGKASGKKRISLDDLECDVSVEEDNRQEWIFTLYDFDNSGKVTKEDMSSLMHTIYDVVDASVNHSSCHSKRKTLRVKLTVAPEPSARRRDHISTGPDRESGRLHQEEGRSADRRLSSHIRPALPGQSSEGQHYCVDENTERRNHYLDLAGIENYTSRFEGSTPPPPPQETHVRASQSQNRSRSQEPEAHAAHAHQRRSQVISENYTPLEARGRGASHFLKSPRGTSKGSGVGGTPGGLERAKSSKYHAGGHYPPQPPPLQTMLHTGTSSSGGHGGQDVYHLPSSSHHQHPLQHSHSKRLRAKAREGQGLSPSKTPLSPHSNPQHQHQAPPPPCLEREQGSGLPGSPGSFVLPLVQRHEHRHHHEHHHHHHYHHHHQT, encoded by the exons GAGTTTCCACATAGTGAGCTGAAGGGGAGACAGCTCTTAGACCATCACTGTCCCCTAGAGG TGGATCTCCCTCCAGAGAAGGCTGCTGAGGGCTGTGACAGTTACCTGCAGTCCCCCCACACAGACCCAGGGCCAGACAGGCAGTTACTGAGAGGAGGGGACGCAGGCAAAGCCTCTGGGAAGAAACGCATCAGCCTGGAT GACCTAGAGTGTGACGTATCAGTGGAGGAAGATAATCGTCAGGAATGGATCTTCACCCTCTATGATTTTGACAACAGTGGCAAAGTTACTAAAGAG gaCATGTCCAGTCTGATGCACACCATCTATGATGTGGTGGATGCCTCGGTCAATCACTCGTCCTGCCACAGTAAGAGGAAGACCCTACGGGTCAAACTGACCGTCGCACCAGAGCCCAGTGCTCGCAGGAGAGACCACATCTCCACTGGACCAG ACCGGGAGTCAGGACGCCTTCACCAGGAGGAGGGACGATCAGCAGACAGACGGCTTTCTTCTCACATCAG GCCAGCCCTCCCAGGTCAGAGCAGTGAGGGACAGCATTACTGTGTGGATGAGAACACTGAGAGGAGGAATCACTATCTGGACCTAGCTGGTATAGAGAACTACACCTCCAGGTTTGAAG gaTCCACCCCTCCCCCGCCCCCCCAGGAGACCCATGTGCGGGCCTCCCAGTCCCAGAACCGCTCCCGTTCCCAGGAGCCCGAGGCCCACGCCGCCCACGCCCACCAGCGCCGCTCGCAGGTCATCAGTGAGAACTACACCCCTCTAGAAGCCCGGGGTCGGGGCGCGTCACACTTCCTCAAGTCCCCCAGAGGAACATCTAAAGGATCCGGCGTCGGAGGGACCCCTGGGGGACTTGAAAGGGCCAAGTCCAGTAAATACCACGCTGGGGGTCATTACCCTCCtcagcctcctcctctccagaccATGCTGCATACAGGGACCTCCTCATCTGGGGGTCACGGAGGTCAGGATgtgtaccacctcccctcctccagcCACCACCAGCACCCTCTGCAGCACAGCCACAGCAAACGGCTCCGGGCCAAAGCCAGGGAGGGTCAGGGCCTGTCCCCGTCCAAAACACCCCTGTCACCTCACTCCAATCCCCAGCATCAGCATCAGGCTCCCCCTCCTCCTTGTCTGGAGAGGGAGCAGGGGTCTGGGCTGCCTGGCAGCCCTGGGTCCTTTGTGTTGCCTCTGGTGCAGCGTCACGAGCACCGACACCACCACgaacaccaccatcaccaccactaccaccaccaccaccagacatGA